The DNA region ctataactcaaagatatttttttatatactatTACACAGTACTTAATCTACCATCAGAACTGGcaatagtttttaattttgcaaagtaTAGCACAGAAGGTTTTGGTATTACAATAGCTGCCTTATTTATCCAAGACTTTGTAACTGTGCAGTATCAAATCTGCTATGCTGATTCATTTTACTAGACAGCTAGTGATCAATATGCCACTAGCTTTCACTTTGTGAGAGTATAAaataatatctttaaaataaaagtcaaTGCACCTATAGAATGTACTATAACTATTGCCAATTAACAAGTACTAAACTTTTCACAGATCATTCAAAGCTTCCCAGTCTGAACCATTAGATGAATCTAGACAGCTGAATGAAGTGAAACGTCACTCACAAGGCACATTCACCAGCGATTACAGCAAGTATTTGGACACTAGACGAGCTCAGGACTTCGTGCAATGGTTAATGAGCACTAAGAGAAATGGGTAAGCATTTTGGTCACATTGCTATAGATCTACAGAAACAGCCAAAAATCTACCTGAATTCACTTTCTTGATTTCAGCTTCCCATCACAGACCATGTAGAATcctcaaataaataaaatacttaaggAAAATGTATTACATTATTAGAAATAGGGAATATGTGCAAAATCAGCCCAAAAGATTTGTATAAATCAAGTGTAGTATCAGTATATTACTTGATATGCCATCTAAAAAGACTATCTCAGCCTCTTTAGGACAGATTGTTTCAGTGAATGAATTAAGTTCAATAGGAATAAGATATGTTAATATAATGTAAAAGTCTGGGATATAAGGCCATAATAAAACTTTCTTATCTATGCGTACTCTAATTCTGCAGTTCCATTTGGGAAAAGGGAGCTAAGTTTTAATTATTGTATACCACTGGCTACTTCACCAGTATCACAAGTATACTGTTAAGGCCTGAGCTGAcatgaattttgaaaatacactttGATTAAACACAAGCTACCAAGCTGAGAGCAAGGATAATGTAAAATCATGTAAGTGTATGCTCTGTGTTCTAGAGAAGATCTGTCCCCAGAATCTAAAAATCTATGCTATTAATGCTTTTAAACCCCTGTGGAAATCTTTAAAGTACAAAGTAACAATTTCTAGATAttgtattaatttaaattcatcCTGAAATTATTTATGATATTAATTTAtcagttgtttttgttgtttatcATAATACTTAAATAATAACCAATAAAATGTTATCAGTTTATGCATGCCCTGCAATGTACTGGTAATAATGATCTAATAATTGTGGAATTCCACTACAGCCAACAAGGTCAAGAGgacaaagaaaatgacaaattcCCGGACCAGCTCTCAAGGTATTCTAGTTGCCACAATTTGTTAGTCAAAAACAGTTTGAGCTTATTTCCtgttaaacaagaaaaacaacaattaATATTCCTCACAATGTTACCATAATCCAAGAAATACATATCAAAAGAAATTATCTCACACCTGCTTATTacagggaaagaggaaatgtCTCTGTATTATTTATTCCTGTACCTGTGTTCTACAGCTATGTGCAGTGGCCTCAAGGAATGGAACGGTATGAGAATAGATTTCAGGAAAGGATATTTCAAGTAATAAAGTAGAGactaagataaaaataaaaatttggtatagaaaaaggctgaagcaaaaaaaccccaaaatattatgtgtaggaaaagaaaatcagtgagAAGaccaatgaaattaaaatggccAGGCACCAATTTGCAGAGAGCTGATAAAACACATACAATGCTCAGACCTAAGCACTCAGTTCATGTTACACAAACAGCTCATTACAGGAAAAGAGAACACAAAACCTGTTGGAGGCCAGAATTCTGTTCCTTGACAATGTTTTTGGGAAAGGGTTGGGGGAATTGGAAATTcgaaaaaataaaacaaaaaaaccctgtaagtatttttgcaaaacagattGAAATACCTATATTAGTTCTTCCCTTCGTCAGAAATTCCAAAGAGGATAGCCCAGAACACAAAGATCCTTCCATTCATAACACTGTCAATATCAGTAACAAATCTGTAATAATGTTTCAGCTTCAATTAAACAGCATATCTCAACAAAAGTAAcgtttcattaaaaatgttccaaacaactCTAGTTAGCATGCTGATGAAAAGTGCAGATGGTACTAAATTAGGAGGAATGGTGAAATCccaagaagataaaaaataatagaaagaGCTAGAGGCCCTGAAAATTGGGCAGCAATTAGCAAATTCTGAAATAGAAATGCTATGGAACTTTGTGGAAAATATTCCATAATATGTCTACTTCCAAGTGcagcctgtcttcctaaggGCCAGTGTGACATAATTTTGTGCTCTATCAAAGAAAGAGGCACAATGAGGTGTAGAGAGGGAGAAGGTCCTTATTAAGCTGAAGGTGATCAGGCTTGAAATTGTTCCAAGTTTATCACTTGGTCAGAATGACAAAAGGgtgttcacaaaaaaaattcaaaaagtaAAGTTTGGCTAAGAAATAATGAAGATTAAGGTAGGAGGAGTAGCTTAATAGAAATTCTTAGGTTAACCAAGGAGTAACAAAAAGTATGTCTGTATAGTACAATACAGTTTGTTGATAGCTAATTAATCTAGCAGAAGACCGTTCCAATGCAGCTATAATTGCTTTCAGGATGTGATCTGATTTGTTCAGAACTAGTTCAGGCATCTCTGCACAGAACTATATTGCATAGCACAGACAATGCCTACAGAACTGAAAgctaccaagaaaaaaaaatcaagagcaacttcagaagcaaaaaaaaccctctccctAATAAGAAAAGCTAGTCTGGTGGGTGGGAAATATAAATCaataaaggttaaaaaaaaaaaagtccttatgTAGTCTGCTCCTACAGTATTGCTCTTCTTTCAGCAATGCGATCTCCAAGCGTCATGCTGAATTCGAGAGACATGCTGAAGGCACCTATACCAGTGATATCACCTCTTATTTGGAAGGTCAAGCTGCCAAAGAGTTCATTGCTTGGTTAGTGAATGGACGAGGAAGAAGAGAGTAAGAATCCATCCATTCCTATTACTAAATTTTGCCTTGCTTTTGGGGTTAGAAATCAAGTCTGATGAAACCTTGATGTGTTTTTGATCATTCTTGCTGtacttcatgtttttcttttgtaatacCTGTTCAGTATACTGTTACATTCTAAAAGGTCAAGTTATATCTAAGGTAAACATATCTAAAACTAAACCAGACCTTCCTCTAACTGTCACCTTTTCCCCCTTCACATAACATTTGCTTAAAGTCTCCTTAACTATCATTGAGATGATTCTAGCCAGTGTCATCTTAAattactttctgtttttttccctttcactgtCAAATCTTCTCCTCTGCAATATTTCCAAGATAAAATTTTTACCAACGTCATCATCTGCACTTCATGTGCTAGTGATTATTCTGAGCAGTaacttttcctcttcccatGCTCCACAAAGTTGCTGCTGCCAAAATAACTATCATTTCCTACAACTGAGACTTACTCTCCTTTTTAAGACACCTCTACTTCTTTTGCTGTGGTTCATGATTTTCTGGATGCAGTGCTCCACAGTTTTGACCTATatctctgatttctttcattAATATCTTGTTCTCCCCATACTCATTGCAGATTTCTCAAGCTTATTCACTTCATGTACTCACTCATGACTGCATCTTTTTCCACTATAGTCTTACGCTTAGAATGGCATTGCCTTCAATCTCCTGCAGGCACCTTCTATCTCATCTGTTCCCAACTCTGCATGGTTAGGAGCTACACCATGCACATGCCACTCCCCACCTTTTAACTGTTCTGTACTTATTTGTGCCTTTAGACTGTAAGCTCTTCGGGGCAGGGATTTCAGTTCATCCTCTGATTATATATTCTACCAGCTGTAAAGTACTATGTAAGTCTCTCGcactatataaatataataaacaataataataataaaatacaatctGTAAGACAAGATTGTGTGTTGTAGTAAAGGAAGACTAAATaggtaaaagtaatttttttaaataatgacaaTTTCCTGAAAAAAGAGTTAAATAAATTAGATTAGCTATATAGAGAAGGGAAAGACTTATGCCATTTCATAAAGTTCAAATTTGCAGTTATTCTGCtgtcatgttttattttcatgagcAGAAATAGGATATTTCAGAatctttaagaaagaaatacaaccTAGTTGTGCTGAACTGAGTTTAGAAACCTAGATGGACAATTAAACGTAGACCACCCTTCCGCTTTCCAATATCCAGTATTACTTGTGGTCAAACTTGTATACGGCCTTCCTTGAAATTATTGCATGAAAATAACCAGTCTGCCTGTCACTGGTCCGAGAGCTCAGTGTGCTTCAGCATCAGCCCACCTTAATGGAACCCACTGAAATCTTCCTATATTTAATAGCATGAAGCAAGAGAGGAAAGTTTTCTAAATCGGGCTCTTGGCATAATGGTTTTTCAGCTGTCAAAATAGGACAGAGGAAGAATTGGGATCTGATTCCAAATATAAAATGCTATTGTACAGCAAAGAAGCACATACGTTTTATACAGGTGTTGCAATTTAGTTATGTGCCCAGAGAAGTTCCTGCTCTTAATATCTAAATACTTTACGCAATATAATTGTGAATAGGCAACTAGGACTGAAGTCcaattgaaacagaaaaaattgtttgaaaatTTGACTATAATGTTTTAGTAGTGGTATTTCTTAAATAACAATTCTTAGTAAATCTAGTGTGTTTTACTAGTGCCTAATCTACTTGGCATAGACACTGAAGCCTGAGGTATGTTTTTGCATGTATggctttttcaaaaatactaGAGAGGAATTTAGACTCACCTGACAGAACAGCTCTCATCTGGTAAAGTGATACTTCCACGCATATGCTATTGTGAAAATAATGTCTCAAAAGATGTTCTGAAATACATTATGCTATACTGAGCCATAACATGAGGGTCAGCCCTTAACTCCTTAAAAACACAGGGTATTAGATTCCTGTAATGAGGCCCTTTTAAATGGTTTGTTAATTTTGATCTGCAAATTGTTTGataatttcttccctttgaaGTTTCCCAGAAAAAGCTCTTGTGGCCGAAGAAATGGGCCGAAGACATGCAGATGGCACTTTTACAAGTGATATCAACAAAGTCCTTGATGACATGGCTGCCAAAGAGTTCCTAAAATGGCTGATTAACACAAAAGTTACCCAAAGGTGCCTGAATTTTGATTGTGTTACTCTTAATATACTGGGGgtttaaatgtatttgtcaCACATAGGAAAATACTGCTAATTTTTAACCATTGACATATCTGTAACTTACAGACAGTGCTGAACAAGGATAAGATGCTAAACAGAACTCACTCCACATGTAATTTGTAATTTGCACCAGTGGTGAACCTTCTAAAGAGTTTCCTATTTCACTTGAGGGGAGTTTTGTCACTGGATATAATCAGAAGTAAACTACTGAAAAACAATAATCACCTTTGCATGGGCATTATAAAATCAGAAACACTTATTGGTAAAATTACATCAAATTGATTATTCTTTAAAGACTGTGATATAAAACACTGCCTTAAATTATGGCTTGTCATTAGGGAATATGGTACTGTAATCTGAGTTCTTGATAGTGACCTACTTCAGAACCCTGCTATAGTTTGCCTTATATAGGCAAATGCTGTCGGCAAAGCAATATTTTCTGTGAGCTCTGTGAACAGGTTaatatttaagaattatttGTGAACAttaacaaagcatttaaaaaataataaaatgccaA from Falco biarmicus isolate bFalBia1 chromosome 8, bFalBia1.pri, whole genome shotgun sequence includes:
- the GCG gene encoding pro-glucagon isoform X1, with protein sequence MAMKMKSVYFVAGLLLMIVQGSWQNPLQDTEEKSRSFKASQSEPLDESRQLNEVKRHSQGTFTSDYSKYLDTRRAQDFVQWLMSTKRNGQQGQEDKENDKFPDQLSSNAISKRHAEFERHAEGTYTSDITSYLEGQAAKEFIAWLVNGRGRRDFPEKALVAEEMGRRHADGTFTSDINKVLDDMAAKEFLKWLINTKVTQRDLLGEYQ
- the GCG gene encoding pro-glucagon isoform X2 translates to MKMKSVYFVAGLLLMIVQGSWQNPLQDTEEKSRSFKASQSEPLDESRQLNEVKRHSQGTFTSDYSKYLDTRRAQDFVQWLMSTKRNGQQGQEDKENDKFPDQLSSNAISKRHAEFERHAEGTYTSDITSYLEGQAAKEFIAWLVNGRGRRDFPEKALVAEEMGRRHADGTFTSDINKVLDDMAAKEFLKWLINTKVTQRDLLGEYQ